Proteins encoded by one window of Methylovirgula ligni:
- a CDS encoding NlpC/P60 family protein: MTSHPTRDPRLTPARPDLAAAQLRGQVAALRFVEGRPMHLRAEIADLRRTPSLESPIDTQVLFGETVTLYDENEGWAWVQLASDGYVGYVSRDALAEGPAAPTHRVTVNHTFIYPAANMKLPITGALTRGARVAVAGESGDFAQLAGGGFVFAAHLDTLASRAVDFVAVAESFVGSPYLWGGKSSLGIDCSGLVQIALAESGLAAPRDTDLQQAALGEALPVDAALGHLRRGDLVFWKGHVGIMRDPEILLHANGHHMLVSFEPLAEARARILRRGAGEITAIKRI; the protein is encoded by the coding sequence GTGACAAGCCATCCGACTCGCGATCCACGGCTGACGCCGGCGCGGCCGGACCTCGCCGCCGCGCAGTTGCGTGGCCAAGTGGCAGCCCTGCGTTTCGTCGAGGGCCGGCCAATGCATCTGCGCGCCGAAATCGCCGATCTGCGCCGCACGCCCTCGCTCGAATCGCCGATCGACACGCAAGTTCTGTTCGGCGAAACCGTCACGCTTTATGATGAAAACGAGGGCTGGGCCTGGGTTCAACTCGCGAGCGACGGCTATGTCGGCTACGTGTCGCGGGATGCTCTTGCCGAAGGGCCGGCCGCGCCGACGCATCGCGTCACGGTCAACCATACCTTCATCTATCCCGCCGCGAACATGAAGCTGCCGATCACCGGCGCCCTGACGCGTGGCGCGCGCGTCGCCGTCGCGGGCGAGAGCGGCGATTTCGCGCAGCTCGCGGGCGGCGGCTTCGTCTTCGCGGCACATCTCGACACGCTCGCGAGCCGGGCGGTGGACTTCGTGGCGGTCGCGGAAAGCTTCGTCGGCAGCCCTTATTTGTGGGGCGGCAAATCGAGCCTGGGGATCGATTGCTCGGGCCTCGTCCAAATCGCGCTTGCGGAATCTGGACTCGCCGCGCCGCGCGACACCGATTTGCAGCAGGCGGCACTGGGTGAGGCCCTGCCGGTCGATGCAGCGCTCGGACATTTGCGCCGGGGTGATCTCGTTTTCTGGAAGGGCCATGTCGGCATCATGCGCGATCCGGAAATCCTGCTGCACGCCAACGGCCATCATATGCTCGTCAGCTTCGAGCCTTTGGCCGAGGCCCGCGCGCGTATCCTGCGCAGGGGCGCCGGGGAGATCACCGCGATCAAGCGGATCTAG
- a CDS encoding cytidine deaminase, with protein MTAILQDAAQSASLDRLFTAAHAARENAYAPYSHFAVGAAVRTPDGAIFSGANVENAAYPAGCCAETGAIAAMVAAGGRQIAEVLVVADCGEGIWPCGACRQRIAEFATEDAVVHSAGPEGVRQSIKFAALLPRAFDRQTLESESG; from the coding sequence ATGACCGCCATCCTGCAAGACGCCGCTCAGAGCGCGTCGCTCGACAGACTCTTCACCGCGGCGCACGCGGCGCGTGAAAATGCCTACGCACCTTACTCGCATTTCGCGGTCGGCGCCGCCGTGCGCACGCCAGACGGCGCGATATTCTCGGGGGCCAATGTGGAGAACGCCGCTTATCCGGCCGGCTGTTGCGCCGAGACGGGCGCTATTGCCGCGATGGTCGCCGCGGGCGGCCGCCAGATTGCCGAGGTTCTTGTCGTCGCGGATTGCGGCGAGGGGATTTGGCCGTGCGGAGCCTGCCGCCAGCGTATTGCCGAATTCGCTACGGAAGATGCCGTCGTCCACAGCGCCGGCCCGGAAGGCGTGCGCCAGAGCATCAAATTCGCCGCGCTTCTGCCACGGGCCTTCGACCGCCAGACGCTTGAGAGCGAATCCGGGTAG
- a CDS encoding winged helix-turn-helix domain-containing protein, whose amino-acid sequence MAKQLSPVAYVTVEMNFPNGGIFGREQIELIDAIRTQRSIIGASRALGLSYRKCWLCVDALNRTFESPVVATYPGRRGGGAEITAFGERLVALYQSIERHAGSASKKSLEEITASLDWSFDPKARSAVAERDLA is encoded by the coding sequence ATGGCCAAGCAGCTTTCCCCCGTCGCGTATGTGACCGTAGAGATGAATTTTCCGAACGGCGGGATTTTTGGACGCGAGCAGATCGAGCTGATCGATGCCATCCGCACGCAGCGCTCGATCATCGGTGCCAGCCGCGCACTTGGCCTCTCCTATCGTAAATGCTGGCTCTGCGTCGACGCGTTGAACCGGACGTTCGAGAGCCCGGTCGTGGCGACCTATCCGGGACGGCGCGGCGGCGGGGCCGAAATCACCGCTTTCGGCGAACGGCTCGTTGCCCTCTATCAATCAATCGAGCGGCACGCCGGCAGCGCCTCGAAAAAATCGCTCGAGGAAATTACCGCGTCTCTGGACTGGAGCTTCGATCCGAAGGCCAGGAGCGCGGTTGCGGAGCGCGATCTGGCCTGA
- a CDS encoding TOBE domain-containing protein: protein MHILPADKEKLTSPPALETTVFARILRHDPELALTSLLFDDGELRLPMVNYPVGSSVIVKIDARDVSIALSRPMDVSITNRLPGTIDEIEYLTSPYVRATLSLGKTRVHSLITRESVVRLALQPGIKAWAMIKAVAISGRGVRPDRAPQPRSWPSDRSSSPETR, encoded by the coding sequence ATGCACATCCTTCCGGCCGATAAAGAGAAATTGACGAGCCCGCCCGCGCTGGAGACGACCGTCTTCGCGCGCATCCTGCGGCACGACCCGGAATTGGCGCTGACCAGCCTGCTGTTCGACGATGGCGAATTGCGCCTGCCGATGGTGAATTATCCGGTCGGCTCCAGCGTGATCGTCAAGATCGACGCGCGCGACGTTTCGATTGCACTATCGCGGCCGATGGATGTTTCGATCACCAACCGTTTGCCCGGGACGATCGACGAGATCGAATATCTGACGTCGCCCTATGTTCGCGCGACGCTCAGCCTGGGCAAGACCCGGGTGCATTCGCTCATCACGCGCGAATCGGTCGTCCGCCTTGCCTTGCAGCCGGGTATCAAGGCTTGGGCGATGATCAAGGCGGTAGCGATCTCCGGACGCGGCGTCAGGCCAGATCGCGCTCCGCAACCGCGCTCCTGGCCTTCGGATCGAAGCTCCAGTCCAGAGACGCGGTAA
- a CDS encoding TSUP family transporter: MVNPETLAVLAAGAGIAGFVDTLAGGGGLITVPLLLLTGLPPLLVLGTNKLQGTFGTLSATATLLIRRQIFFGQIEAGFAAAFAGGLLGALAARIMGAGMLDILIPFVLAGIAVYFLFAPTAAEVGGKVRLSRPAYLASVVPAIGFYDGFFGPGTGSFFALAGVGLRGETLLKATAFAKVLNFGSNLGALVLFLLAGKVVWAYGAVMILGQIVGATAGSHVMIRGGPRLIRPLIVVVCLAMLLRYLWQKGYLVWL, from the coding sequence GTGGTTAATCCGGAAACGCTGGCCGTTCTGGCGGCCGGGGCGGGCATCGCCGGCTTTGTCGACACATTGGCAGGCGGCGGCGGCCTCATCACCGTGCCGCTGCTTTTGCTGACCGGCCTGCCGCCGCTCCTGGTTCTCGGCACCAATAAGCTTCAGGGGACGTTCGGAACCCTCTCGGCCACGGCGACGCTGCTGATCCGGCGGCAGATATTCTTCGGTCAGATCGAGGCCGGCTTCGCTGCTGCCTTTGCTGGCGGCCTCCTCGGGGCGCTGGCGGCGCGAATCATGGGCGCCGGGATGCTGGATATCCTGATCCCCTTCGTGCTGGCCGGGATTGCGGTCTATTTCCTCTTCGCGCCGACAGCGGCGGAGGTCGGCGGCAAGGTGCGGCTCTCGCGCCCCGCCTATCTTGCCAGCGTGGTTCCGGCGATCGGCTTCTATGACGGGTTTTTCGGCCCCGGCACCGGCTCGTTCTTCGCGCTCGCCGGAGTCGGACTGCGGGGCGAGACCCTACTCAAGGCCACGGCCTTTGCCAAAGTGCTCAATTTCGGCAGCAATCTCGGCGCGCTGGTCCTTTTTCTGCTCGCCGGGAAAGTGGTCTGGGCCTATGGCGCGGTGATGATCCTGGGGCAGATCGTCGGCGCGACCGCCGGCTCGCATGTGATGATCCGCGGCGGTCCGCGGTTGATCCGGCCGCTGATTGTGGTTGTCTGTCTGGCGATGCTCCTGCGCTACCTTTGGCAAAAGGGCTATCTGGTCTGGCTTTGA
- the typA gene encoding translational GTPase TypA: protein MNLRNIAIIAHVDHGKTTLVDRLLQQSGAFRENQKVAERVMDSNDIEKERGITIMAKATSIAWKDTRINIVDTPGHADFGGEVERILSMVDGAIVLVDASEGPMPQTKFVVGKALKIGLKPIVAINKVDRPDARIQEVVNEVFDLFAALDATDEQLDFPILYGSSKQGWMANSPDGPQDGMAPLFDLVLKHVPPPTIEEGGFRMLGTLIEANAYLGRIITGRVFAGSVKPNQAVKVLDRKGNVVEQGRVSKILAFRGIERVPVEEAEAGDIVAIAGLEKFNVADTLCAPEITEPLQAQPIDPPTLSMTFMVNDSPLAGTEGAKVTSRVIRERLYKEAEGNVALKVEDSPGTDSFIVSGRGELQLAILIENMRREGFELGVSRPKVVFQRDERGDLLEPIEEVVIDVDEEHSGVVVQKMSERKAEMIEMRPSGGNRLRLVFYAPTRGLIGYQGELLTDTKGTAIMNRLFHEYAPWKGELMGRRNGVLVSNDQGESVAYAMWKLEDRGPMMIEPGWKVYRGMIVGEHSRDNDLEINVMKGKQLTNIRTHSKDEAVKLTPPIQMTLERALAYIQDDELVEVTPKSIRLRKAILDPTDRKRAVRAKESA from the coding sequence ATGAACTTGCGCAATATCGCTATTATCGCCCACGTCGACCACGGCAAGACCACGCTTGTTGACCGTCTGCTCCAGCAATCCGGCGCCTTCCGCGAAAACCAGAAGGTGGCGGAGCGGGTCATGGATTCGAACGACATCGAAAAAGAGCGCGGCATCACGATCATGGCCAAGGCCACGTCGATTGCCTGGAAGGACACGCGCATCAACATCGTTGACACGCCTGGCCACGCCGATTTCGGCGGCGAGGTCGAGCGCATCCTCTCCATGGTCGATGGCGCCATCGTTCTCGTCGATGCCTCGGAAGGCCCGATGCCGCAGACGAAATTCGTCGTCGGCAAGGCGCTGAAGATCGGCCTGAAGCCGATCGTCGCCATCAACAAGGTCGATCGGCCGGACGCCCGCATCCAGGAAGTCGTCAACGAGGTCTTCGATCTTTTCGCGGCGCTCGATGCGACGGACGAACAGCTCGACTTCCCGATCCTCTACGGCTCCTCGAAGCAAGGTTGGATGGCCAATAGCCCCGACGGTCCGCAGGACGGCATGGCGCCTTTGTTCGATCTCGTCCTGAAACATGTCCCGCCGCCGACGATCGAAGAAGGCGGTTTCCGCATGCTTGGCACTTTGATCGAGGCCAATGCCTATCTCGGCCGCATCATCACCGGCCGCGTGTTTGCGGGTAGCGTGAAGCCCAACCAGGCCGTGAAAGTGCTCGACCGCAAAGGCAATGTCGTCGAACAGGGCCGGGTATCGAAAATTCTCGCCTTCCGGGGCATTGAGCGCGTGCCGGTCGAGGAAGCCGAAGCCGGCGATATCGTCGCCATCGCGGGTCTCGAGAAATTCAACGTCGCCGATACGCTCTGCGCGCCCGAGATCACTGAGCCCTTGCAGGCGCAGCCGATCGATCCGCCGACCCTGTCGATGACCTTTATGGTGAACGACTCGCCGCTGGCCGGCACAGAAGGCGCCAAGGTCACGAGCCGCGTCATCCGCGAGCGTCTCTATAAGGAAGCCGAAGGCAATGTCGCCTTGAAGGTCGAAGATTCGCCCGGCACGGATTCCTTCATCGTCTCGGGACGCGGCGAATTGCAGTTGGCAATCCTGATCGAGAACATGCGCCGCGAAGGCTTTGAGCTTGGCGTCTCGCGTCCGAAGGTGGTCTTTCAAAGGGACGAAAGAGGCGATCTGCTCGAGCCGATAGAAGAGGTCGTCATCGACGTCGATGAAGAGCATTCCGGCGTCGTCGTTCAGAAAATGTCGGAGCGCAAGGCCGAGATGATCGAGATGCGGCCGTCGGGCGGCAACCGTCTGCGGCTGGTCTTTTACGCACCGACGCGCGGCCTTATCGGCTACCAGGGCGAACTTTTGACGGATACCAAGGGCACGGCCATCATGAACCGCCTCTTCCATGAATATGCGCCTTGGAAGGGCGAACTCATGGGGCGCCGCAATGGCGTGCTCGTCTCCAACGACCAGGGCGAATCCGTCGCCTACGCCATGTGGAAACTGGAAGATCGCGGCCCGATGATGATCGAGCCCGGCTGGAAGGTCTATCGCGGCATGATCGTTGGCGAGCATTCGCGCGACAACGATCTCGAAATCAACGTCATGAAGGGCAAGCAGCTCACCAATATCCGCACCCATTCGAAGGATGAGGCGGTGAAGCTTACCCCGCCGATTCAGATGACGCTTGAACGCGCTTTGGCCTATATCCAGGACGACGAGCTGGTCGAAGTGACGCCGAAGTCGATTCGCTTGCGCAAGGCGATCCTCGACCCGACCGACCGCAAGCGCGCCGTGCGGGCGAAGGAAAGCGCCTAG
- a CDS encoding cobalamin-binding protein, with amino-acid sequence MRSFPPERLVCLTEETVETLYLLGEEDRIVGVSGYAVRPARVRREKPRVSAFTSADIPKILALKPDLVLCFSDLQAGIAAELIAVGVAVHVFNQRDIAGILAMIRTLGALVGAADKAVALAESLRQRLVDVAAAAQGREKPRVYFEEWDAPMISAIGWVSELIEIAGGVDVFAGLSTRAAASDRIVTPQAVAEAAPDIILASWCGKKVVPEKIKMRPGFADIPAVRNGRIVEIKSPLILQPGPAALTDGLDAIVAALGRA; translated from the coding sequence GTGCGGAGCTTCCCGCCCGAGCGCCTCGTCTGCCTCACCGAGGAAACGGTCGAGACGCTCTATCTGCTCGGCGAGGAAGATCGCATCGTCGGCGTTTCCGGCTATGCGGTGCGCCCGGCCCGCGTGCGCCGGGAGAAGCCGCGGGTCTCGGCCTTCACCTCCGCCGATATTCCGAAAATCCTGGCGCTCAAGCCCGACCTCGTTCTCTGCTTCTCGGACCTGCAAGCCGGGATCGCCGCCGAATTGATCGCGGTAGGCGTGGCTGTCCACGTCTTCAACCAGCGCGACATTGCCGGGATTCTGGCGATGATCCGCACGCTCGGCGCGCTGGTCGGCGCGGCGGACAAAGCCGTGGCGCTGGCCGAAAGCCTGCGCCAGCGGCTCGTCGATGTCGCCGCCGCTGCGCAAGGGCGGGAAAAGCCCCGCGTCTATTTCGAGGAATGGGACGCGCCGATGATTTCCGCCATCGGCTGGGTGTCGGAATTGATCGAAATCGCTGGCGGCGTGGATGTTTTCGCGGGCCTAAGCACGCGGGCGGCAGCTTCGGACCGGATCGTCACCCCGCAAGCCGTCGCCGAGGCCGCGCCGGACATTATCCTCGCGTCCTGGTGCGGCAAGAAGGTCGTGCCCGAGAAGATCAAGATGCGGCCCGGCTTCGCCGACATCCCGGCGGTGCGCAACGGCCGGATCGTCGAAATCAAATCGCCGCTGATTCTCCAGCCCGGCCCCGCCGCGCTGACCGATGGGCTGGATGCCATCGTCGCGGCGCTGGGGCGCGCCTGA
- a CDS encoding PTS sugar transporter subunit IIA, which yields MEIREFLDLSHIIPQLYSTDKTQALRDLSRRASIALGIPQETIFNAITAREKLGSTGLGQGFALPHARIEGLDRFFGLFARLGRPIPFEAADEKPVDLIFFLLIPASSVVNYVTVLASIARRIRDQDIAKRLRQTDDPAVLHALLTSGPEEV from the coding sequence ATGGAAATTCGCGAATTTCTCGATCTATCCCACATCATCCCGCAGCTCTATTCCACCGACAAGACGCAAGCCCTGCGTGATTTGTCGCGGCGCGCGAGCATCGCGCTGGGAATTCCGCAGGAAACGATTTTCAATGCCATCACGGCGCGGGAAAAACTCGGCTCGACCGGTCTCGGCCAAGGTTTTGCGCTGCCGCATGCGCGAATCGAAGGGCTCGATCGCTTCTTTGGCCTTTTCGCGCGGCTCGGCCGGCCGATTCCCTTCGAGGCGGCGGATGAAAAGCCGGTGGATCTGATCTTCTTCCTGCTGATACCGGCGAGTTCAGTCGTCAATTACGTCACCGTCCTCGCTTCGATCGCGCGGCGAATCCGCGACCAGGACATCGCCAAGCGGCTGCGTCAGACAGACGACCCCGCCGTTCTCCACGCCCTTCTGACGAGTGGTCCCGAGGAAGTTTAA
- a CDS encoding outer membrane beta-barrel protein, with product MTGGVAAAADLPTSKAPPAPPPSWWSTLTVTGEVDAGITGNPDSPESGLNGAALFTDKANEPTLNATILTISRPTDPNATGYDVGFTLQGTYGSDARFTHYLGEGEYWLDSREQFDVLQANVQVHTPWLTSAGIDWKLGEWSTLEGAEVIDPAGNLFYSHSYIFNYPEPFKDFGVLAITHVNPTLDIYTGVTSGQQTTLVPYVGDNNDAPAFEGGIGLNKLFGGAVTVLATTHIGPENGAGRPWDQNAYVGFNPAANSALVYENDLVVTWTATDKLTIIGEGNYTKNDLTDSDTYGVVGYASYQTPIDWLKINGRAEVFRDDGPVTYVGDYPGNFDFVNAEHGFGYSFDGADVPATYFEFTAGLNITPTLPSSIPLLKGVIIRPEVRYDTTLNNVAAFDYNYNGIPLKTSQVTLGGDIILKF from the coding sequence GTGACGGGCGGGGTCGCTGCGGCCGCCGATCTGCCGACGAGCAAAGCTCCGCCTGCACCGCCGCCGTCTTGGTGGTCGACTTTGACTGTTACCGGTGAAGTCGACGCCGGCATCACCGGCAATCCGGATAGCCCGGAGAGCGGCCTGAACGGCGCCGCCCTGTTTACCGACAAGGCGAACGAACCGACGCTCAATGCGACGATCCTGACGATCTCCCGGCCGACCGACCCGAACGCAACGGGCTATGACGTCGGCTTCACACTGCAAGGCACATACGGCTCGGACGCACGTTTCACCCACTACCTTGGTGAAGGCGAATATTGGCTCGATTCTCGCGAGCAATTCGACGTCCTGCAGGCGAACGTGCAGGTCCATACGCCTTGGCTCACCTCCGCGGGTATCGACTGGAAGCTCGGCGAATGGTCGACGCTTGAGGGTGCCGAGGTCATCGACCCGGCCGGCAACCTGTTCTATTCGCACTCCTATATCTTCAACTATCCGGAGCCGTTCAAAGACTTCGGCGTCTTGGCGATCACCCACGTCAACCCGACGTTGGACATCTACACCGGCGTCACCAGCGGCCAGCAGACGACGCTTGTGCCGTATGTCGGCGACAATAACGACGCGCCGGCCTTCGAAGGCGGTATCGGCCTCAACAAGCTCTTCGGCGGCGCGGTCACCGTGCTGGCCACGACCCATATCGGCCCGGAGAACGGCGCTGGCCGGCCCTGGGACCAGAATGCTTATGTCGGCTTCAATCCGGCGGCGAACTCGGCTCTCGTGTACGAGAACGATCTCGTCGTGACCTGGACCGCGACCGACAAGCTGACGATCATCGGCGAAGGTAACTATACGAAGAACGACCTCACCGACTCCGATACTTACGGTGTGGTGGGCTATGCCTCATATCAGACGCCGATCGACTGGCTGAAGATCAATGGCCGCGCCGAAGTCTTCCGTGATGACGGCCCTGTCACCTACGTCGGCGACTACCCGGGCAACTTCGACTTCGTGAATGCCGAGCACGGCTTCGGCTACTCGTTCGACGGCGCGGATGTGCCCGCGACCTACTTCGAGTTCACGGCCGGCCTGAACATCACGCCGACGCTTCCGTCCTCTATTCCGCTGCTCAAGGGCGTGATCATCCGGCCGGAAGTTCGCTACGACACGACGCTCAACAATGTCGCGGCGTTCGACTACAACTATAATGGTATCCCGCTGAAGACCAGCCAGGTCACTCTCGGCGGCGACATCATCCTGAAGTTCTGA
- a CDS encoding DNA recombination protein RmuC: protein MDRILFTIFAIPVTALNLALGLAGFVCLLLVLGLLLGASARRREVTVAAGRQADLQEKIAELARSHAEVTGRLRSMGEILGSRQADLARIVAEQLDSVGTRVGRSLEDQSRTASESLGKLNERLAVIDAAQARLTGLTEEVIGLKDILANKQARGAFGQGRMEAIVRDALPQNAYEFQYTLSNHCRPDCVIRLPGDERVMVIDAKFPLESFVALKDAADAEARKVAAARVRSDVGRHIADIKERYFISGETQDIAVLFVPSESLYADLAEHFEDVVQKAHKNRIVIVSPSLLVMAVQVMQALVRDARVREQAHVIQIEVRRLVEDVVRLRQRVGKLGGHFGQVQEDVSGILISADKIAKSGERIDMLDFGKPDAGAEAQRPIPFGGVDKAAE, encoded by the coding sequence ATGGACAGAATTCTCTTCACAATCTTTGCTATCCCGGTGACGGCCTTGAATCTTGCGTTGGGTCTTGCCGGATTCGTGTGCCTGCTGCTGGTCCTCGGCCTTTTGCTCGGTGCAAGCGCGCGACGGCGCGAAGTCACTGTGGCGGCCGGACGCCAAGCTGATCTGCAGGAGAAGATCGCCGAGCTTGCCCGTTCGCATGCGGAGGTCACTGGCAGGTTGCGGAGCATGGGCGAGATTCTCGGCTCGCGTCAGGCCGATCTCGCGCGCATCGTCGCCGAGCAACTCGATTCGGTGGGCACGCGCGTCGGTCGCAGCCTTGAGGATCAGTCGCGTACCGCGAGCGAAAGCCTGGGCAAGCTCAACGAGCGACTTGCGGTGATCGATGCGGCGCAGGCGCGACTTACCGGCCTCACCGAGGAAGTGATCGGCCTAAAAGATATTCTCGCCAATAAGCAGGCGCGCGGGGCTTTCGGCCAAGGGCGGATGGAAGCCATCGTCCGGGACGCTTTGCCGCAGAATGCCTATGAGTTTCAATACACGCTCTCGAATCATTGCCGGCCGGATTGCGTGATCCGCCTGCCGGGCGATGAGCGCGTGATGGTGATCGACGCGAAATTCCCGCTGGAATCTTTCGTCGCCTTGAAGGACGCAGCCGATGCCGAGGCGCGCAAGGTGGCGGCGGCGCGCGTGCGTAGCGATGTCGGCCGGCATATCGCCGATATCAAGGAACGCTATTTCATTTCCGGCGAAACGCAGGATATCGCTGTTCTGTTCGTCCCGTCCGAATCGCTCTACGCCGATCTTGCCGAACATTTCGAAGATGTCGTTCAGAAGGCGCATAAGAATCGGATCGTCATCGTCTCGCCGTCGCTGCTGGTGATGGCCGTGCAAGTCATGCAGGCGCTCGTTCGCGACGCGCGGGTGCGCGAGCAGGCGCATGTGATTCAGATAGAGGTGCGCCGGCTTGTCGAGGACGTCGTGCGGTTGCGGCAGAGGGTCGGCAAGCTCGGCGGCCATTTCGGCCAGGTGCAGGAGGATGTTTCCGGCATTCTGATTTCCGCCGACAAGATCGCCAAGAGCGGCGAGCGCATCGACATGCTCGATTTCGGCAAGCCGGACGCGGGCGCCGAAGCGCAGCGGCCGATCCCGTTCGGGGGCGTCGATAAAGCAGCGGAATGA
- a CDS encoding methyl-accepting chemotaxis protein: protein MTSKTDLADLRRIYAIDDECIGIIRQNFDFLFREFSSALDAFYRVAAKSFGGDSYVGNPASIALAREKYLRHWRVLMEGRFDAQYDASVADVYRLRNDFGIDFRLSTAGRSFIFASVLEAIALRLPRKPLEIFPTRRRTKVQLAYFRVSMLDIVMTMDSYLQAGQDERLRTLNHLAKSFEHAIGGIVSGVTTAAEDLRNTADALTQSAEETSERSMAVALASREAETNVQAVASATHYLSQAIGEVSARVHESNQVAGHAAGAADQTQEAVRSLSGAAERIGGSVVLISNIAAQTNMLALNATIEAARAGEAGRGFAIVAQEVKNLALATSKATAEINAQVAGIQDATEHVASFIASIAKTTQRVSSISIAAETAVAEQEAATREIARRAEQASVGTHEMATNILGVTEAAGNSNSAAKQVLELATRLNRQSELLSKQVHDFLRMVGAA from the coding sequence ATGACCTCGAAAACTGACCTCGCCGATCTCAGGCGCATTTACGCGATCGACGACGAATGTATCGGGATCATTCGTCAGAACTTCGATTTCCTTTTCCGCGAATTCTCTTCCGCGCTCGATGCCTTCTATCGTGTCGCGGCGAAATCATTCGGCGGTGATTCCTACGTCGGCAATCCTGCCAGCATCGCCCTGGCGCGCGAAAAATATCTGCGCCACTGGCGCGTGCTGATGGAAGGGCGTTTCGACGCGCAATATGACGCTTCGGTTGCCGACGTTTATCGGCTTCGCAACGACTTCGGAATCGATTTCCGGCTCTCGACCGCTGGGCGCAGTTTCATATTTGCCTCTGTTCTCGAAGCGATCGCGCTGCGTCTACCGCGCAAGCCGTTGGAGATCTTTCCGACGCGCCGGCGCACGAAGGTTCAGCTCGCCTATTTCCGCGTCTCGATGCTCGATATCGTCATGACGATGGACAGCTATCTGCAGGCTGGCCAGGACGAGCGGCTGCGCACCCTCAATCATCTGGCGAAATCCTTCGAGCACGCGATCGGCGGGATCGTCTCGGGCGTGACGACCGCGGCCGAGGATTTGCGCAATACGGCGGACGCGCTGACCCAATCGGCGGAAGAGACCAGCGAGCGGTCCATGGCTGTCGCACTGGCCTCGCGCGAGGCAGAGACGAATGTTCAAGCCGTCGCCAGCGCGACACATTATCTTTCGCAGGCGATCGGCGAAGTCAGCGCCCGTGTCCATGAATCGAATCAGGTCGCGGGCCATGCCGCCGGGGCGGCCGACCAGACGCAGGAAGCCGTGCGCAGCCTCTCCGGAGCGGCAGAGCGAATCGGCGGCAGCGTCGTGCTCATCAGCAACATCGCCGCGCAGACCAATATGCTGGCGCTCAACGCGACGATCGAGGCGGCACGCGCCGGCGAAGCCGGCCGCGGTTTCGCCATCGTCGCTCAGGAGGTGAAGAATCTGGCGCTCGCGACTTCCAAGGCGACCGCTGAGATCAATGCGCAGGTCGCGGGCATCCAGGATGCGACCGAGCACGTCGCCTCCTTCATAGCCAGCATTGCCAAGACGACGCAGCGGGTGAGCTCCATCTCCATAGCCGCCGAAACCGCCGTCGCGGAGCAGGAAGCGGCGACGCGCGAAATCGCCCGCCGCGCCGAGCAGGCCTCGGTCGGTACGCATGAGATGGCGACGAATATTCTCGGCGTGACGGAAGCGGCGGGCAATTCCAACTCCGCCGCCAAGCAGGTGCTCGAACTCGCCACCCGGCTCAACCGCCAGTCGGAGCTCCTGTCAAAACAGGTGCATGACTTCCTGCGGATGGTCGGGGCGGCCTAA
- the def gene encoding peptide deformylase — protein sequence MPLRPILILPDKRLREKAAPVTAVDDEIRALMDDMLETMYAAPGIGLAATQIGEIKRVLVLDVAKRQDEDASANPLVFANPEILWASEELSTYNEGCLSIPEIYEEVERPARIRVGYLDRDNKRQEIEAEGILATCLQHEIDHLNGVLFIDHISRLKREMISKKFSKAAKRGAADARHDNDDEAETRQAGLEG from the coding sequence ATGCCCTTGAGACCGATCCTGATTCTGCCCGACAAACGGCTTCGCGAGAAAGCCGCTCCGGTCACCGCCGTGGACGACGAGATTCGCGCGCTGATGGACGACATGCTGGAAACGATGTACGCCGCGCCGGGCATCGGCCTTGCCGCGACGCAGATCGGCGAGATCAAGCGCGTGCTGGTGCTTGATGTGGCCAAGCGGCAGGACGAAGACGCGAGCGCCAATCCGCTGGTCTTCGCCAATCCGGAAATCCTCTGGGCGTCGGAAGAGCTTTCGACCTACAACGAGGGCTGCCTCTCGATCCCCGAGATTTACGAGGAGGTCGAGCGCCCGGCACGGATCCGGGTGGGCTATCTCGATCGCGACAACAAGCGCCAGGAGATCGAGGCCGAGGGCATACTCGCCACCTGTCTCCAGCATGAAATCGACCATCTGAACGGCGTTCTCTTCATCGACCATATCTCGCGGCTGAAGCGGGAGATGATCTCGAAGAAATTCAGCAAGGCGGCCAAGCGCGGCGCGGCCGACGCCAGGCACGACAACGACGACGAGGCCGAGACCAGACAGGCAGGATTGGAAGGCTGA